In a single window of the Danio rerio strain Tuebingen ecotype United States chromosome 20, GRCz12tu, whole genome shotgun sequence genome:
- the taar12g gene encoding trace amine associated receptor 12g — MTSNESENIQLCYPLLSNSCPKLHRLAVVQVGLYICLLLMILTTVFGNLLIIISISHFKHLQSPTHLIVRSLAACDCLLGSLVMPNSMVRSVEGCWYLGDVVCKVHSSLDMTLCISSLLHLGLISVDRYLAICDPLRYRIRVTNTTVTVFTVFIWLFSVVYSFYVKFSGITAVGLEMLILQTYCVGRCVVFFNKQWGLICPVLAFFLPGAIMSSLYMKIFHVARKQAKVISERVTGGLKSQSSAQRERKAAKTLAIVMGVFLFCWMPFFTLTALDPFFNFLSSADVFDALFWFAYLNSACNPLIYGFFYPCFQKAFKILIFTYICGVKKANTLTFE, encoded by the coding sequence ATGACTTCAAATGAGAGTGAAAACATTCAGCTCTGCTATCCGCTCTTGTCAAACTCCTGTCCGAAACTGCATCGTCTTGCTGTAGTTCAAGTGGGATTGTATATTTGCCTGTTGCTGATGATCCTCACCACAGTTTTCGGGAACCTGCTGATCatcatctccatctctcacttcaaACATCTGCAGTCTCCAACTCATCTGATCGTTCGCTCTCTGGCTGCCTGTGATTGTTTGTTGGGTTCTTTAGTCATGCCGAACAGCATGGTGCGATCTGTTGAAGGCTGCTGGTATCTGGGAGATGTTGTGTGTAAAGTTCATTCTAGTTTGGACATGACCTTATGTATCTCATCTTTACTGCATCTTGGTTTAATATCTGTGGACAGGTATCTGGCCATTTGTGACCCTCTAAGATACAGAATAAGGGTCACAAACACCACTGTGACTGTATTTACTGTCTTCATATGGCTGTTTTCAGTTGTATAcagcttttatgttaaattttcAGGAATAACTGCAGTTGGACTTGAGATGCTTATATTGCAGACTTACTGCGTGGGACgttgtgttgtattttttaaCAAACAATGGGGTCTTATATGTCCTGTTCTCGCATTTTTTCTTCCTGGGGCCATCATGAGCTCTCTGTATATGAAAATCTTCCATGTTGCACGAAAACAAGCAAAGGTTATCTCAGAAAGAGTGACTGGAGGGTTGAAGAGCCAAAGCTCTgctcagagagagagaaaagcagcTAAAACTCTGGCCATTGTCATGGGGGTCTTCTTGTTCTGCTGGATGCCTTTTTTCACTCTTACTGCTCTCGAccctttttttaactttttaagttcTGCTGATGTATTTGATGCTTTATTCTGGTTTGCATATTTAAACTCCGCTTGTAACCCTTTGATTTATGGATTTTTCTATCCTTGTTTTCAGAAAGCCTTCAAGATTCTCATATTCACTTATATCTGTGGGGTCAAGAAGGCAAACACTTTAACATTTGAATGA